One Hevea brasiliensis isolate MT/VB/25A 57/8 chromosome 5, ASM3005281v1, whole genome shotgun sequence genomic region harbors:
- the LOC110663529 gene encoding bZIP transcription factor TGA10-like isoform X3, with the protein MPLMGFSRVFGGQVLEEEEEQLEAKLLQSPFMATNKVINHSTQLEEQQQNQHHHHHHQHPQQQQQEQHLQIQENHHHQQTPYGMMQSSSSSSIPGTFIRSKDAGAYDLGDLDQALFLYLDGQDPSTVQDQRQSSGMRPPTLNIFPSQPMHVEPSSAKANTPGLVSPITSGSKRPSEPTVELANARNDAASGPEPAKAIKREGNRKGPTTSSSEQEGPKTPDPKTLRRLAQNREAARKSRLRKKAYVQQLESSRIRLTQLEQELQRARAQGLFFGGGGLLGGDQGLPVGISNISSDAAVFDIEYTRWLEEHHRLTCELRAAVQEHLPENELRLFVDNCLAHYDEVMSLKGMVAKSDVFHLVSGMWKTPAERCFMWMGDFRPSDLIKIILNQIEPLTEQQILGICGLQQSTQEAEEALSQGLEALNQSLSDTIASDSLSCPPNMGNYMGQMAVAMNKLSTLEGFVRQADNLRHQTLHRLHQILTTRQAARCFLAIAEYFHRLRALSSLWLARPRQE; encoded by the exons ATGCCATTAATGGGGTTTTCAAGGGTGTTTGGAGGGCAAGttcttgaagaagaagaagagcaattGGAAGCAAAGCTTTTACAAAGCCCTTTCATGGCTACCAATAAAGTCATCAATCACTCAACTCAACTAGAAGAGCAGCAACAAAATCAACATCATCACCACCATCATCAACATCCACAACAGCAGCAGCAAGAACAACATCTTCAGATACAAGAGAATCATCACCATCAGCAGACTCCTTATGGAATGATGCAATCATCGTCATCATCCTCAATCCCTGGGACCTTCAT CAGAAGCAAAGATGCTGGAGCTTATGACTTGGGAGACTTGGATCAAGCTCTTTTTCTTTATCTTGACGGACAAGACCCTTCCACTGTTCAAGACCAAAGAC AGAGTTCTGGAATGAGGCCTCCAACTCTGAACATTTTCCCTTCTCAGCCTATGCATGTAGAACCATCATCAGCAAAG GCTAATACTCCAGGATTAGTTTCTCCAATAACTAGTGGTTCTAAGAGACCATCAGAACCGACCGTGGAGTTGGCCAACGCAAGAAATGATGCTGCATCTGGGCCTGAACCAGCCAAAGCTATCAAG CGCGAAGGGAACCGTAAAGGTCCAACAACTTCTAGTTCAGAGCAGGAAGGACCCAAGACTCCAGACCCTAAG ACACTGAGAAGACTTGCTCAGAATAGAGAAGCAGCGAGGAAAAGCAGGCTTAGAAAAAAG GCTTACGTTCAGCAGCTAGAGTCAAGTAGAATTAGACTAACCCAACTGGAACAAGAGCTACAAAGAGCCAGAGCTCAA GGTCTATTCTTCGGTGGAGGAGGTCTTCTAGGTGGAGATCAAGGCCTTCCTGTAGGTATCAGCAATATTAGCTCAG ATGCTGCGGTATTCGACATTGAGTATACCAGATGGCTGGAGGAGCACCATCGTCTCACATGTGAGCTTCGAGCAGCTGTGCAGGAACATCTACCTGAAAACGAGCTTAGGCTCTTTGTGGACAACTGCTTAGCTCACTATGATGAGGTGATGAGCCTCAAAGGCATGGTTGCCAAATCCGACGTCTTCCATCTTGTTTCTGGCATGTGGAAGACTCCTGCCGAGCGTTGCTTCATGTGGATGGGAGATTTCCGGCCTTCAGACCTCATCAAG ATAATATTGAACCAAATCGAGCCCTTAACAGAGCAGCAAATCTTGGGGATATGTGGATTGCAGCAATCCACACAGGAGGCTGAAGAAGCTCTATCACAAGGGCTTGAAGCTCTGAATCAATCTCTGTCAGATACTATAGCGTCTGATTCATTAAGCTGCCCTCCTAATATGGGTAACTACATGGGCCAAATGGCTGTGGCCATGAACAAGCTATCCACACTTGAAGGTTTCGTTAGACAG
- the LOC110663529 gene encoding bZIP transcription factor TGA10-like isoform X2, whose amino-acid sequence MPLMGFSRVFGGQVLEEEEEQLEAKLLQSPFMATNKVINHSTQLEEQQQNQHHHHHHQHPQQQQQEQHLQIQENHHHQQTPYGMMQSSSSSSIPGTFISKDAGAYDLGDLDQALFLYLDGQDPSTVQDQRQSSGMRPPTLNIFPSQPMHVEPSSAKANTPGLVSPITSGSKRPSEPTVELANARNDAASGPEPAKAIKVARLGREGNRKGPTTSSSEQEGPKTPDPKTLRRLAQNREAARKSRLRKKAYVQQLESSRIRLTQLEQELQRARAQGLFFGGGGLLGGDQGLPVGISNISSDAAVFDIEYTRWLEEHHRLTCELRAAVQEHLPENELRLFVDNCLAHYDEVMSLKGMVAKSDVFHLVSGMWKTPAERCFMWMGDFRPSDLIKIILNQIEPLTEQQILGICGLQQSTQEAEEALSQGLEALNQSLSDTIASDSLSCPPNMGNYMGQMAVAMNKLSTLEGFVRQADNLRHQTLHRLHQILTTRQAARCFLAIAEYFHRLRALSSLWLARPRQE is encoded by the exons ATGCCATTAATGGGGTTTTCAAGGGTGTTTGGAGGGCAAGttcttgaagaagaagaagagcaattGGAAGCAAAGCTTTTACAAAGCCCTTTCATGGCTACCAATAAAGTCATCAATCACTCAACTCAACTAGAAGAGCAGCAACAAAATCAACATCATCACCACCATCATCAACATCCACAACAGCAGCAGCAAGAACAACATCTTCAGATACAAGAGAATCATCACCATCAGCAGACTCCTTATGGAATGATGCAATCATCGTCATCATCCTCAATCCCTGGGACCTTCAT AAGCAAAGATGCTGGAGCTTATGACTTGGGAGACTTGGATCAAGCTCTTTTTCTTTATCTTGACGGACAAGACCCTTCCACTGTTCAAGACCAAAGAC AGAGTTCTGGAATGAGGCCTCCAACTCTGAACATTTTCCCTTCTCAGCCTATGCATGTAGAACCATCATCAGCAAAG GCTAATACTCCAGGATTAGTTTCTCCAATAACTAGTGGTTCTAAGAGACCATCAGAACCGACCGTGGAGTTGGCCAACGCAAGAAATGATGCTGCATCTGGGCCTGAACCAGCCAAAGCTATCAAGGTAGCTAGATTAGGA CGCGAAGGGAACCGTAAAGGTCCAACAACTTCTAGTTCAGAGCAGGAAGGACCCAAGACTCCAGACCCTAAG ACACTGAGAAGACTTGCTCAGAATAGAGAAGCAGCGAGGAAAAGCAGGCTTAGAAAAAAG GCTTACGTTCAGCAGCTAGAGTCAAGTAGAATTAGACTAACCCAACTGGAACAAGAGCTACAAAGAGCCAGAGCTCAA GGTCTATTCTTCGGTGGAGGAGGTCTTCTAGGTGGAGATCAAGGCCTTCCTGTAGGTATCAGCAATATTAGCTCAG ATGCTGCGGTATTCGACATTGAGTATACCAGATGGCTGGAGGAGCACCATCGTCTCACATGTGAGCTTCGAGCAGCTGTGCAGGAACATCTACCTGAAAACGAGCTTAGGCTCTTTGTGGACAACTGCTTAGCTCACTATGATGAGGTGATGAGCCTCAAAGGCATGGTTGCCAAATCCGACGTCTTCCATCTTGTTTCTGGCATGTGGAAGACTCCTGCCGAGCGTTGCTTCATGTGGATGGGAGATTTCCGGCCTTCAGACCTCATCAAG ATAATATTGAACCAAATCGAGCCCTTAACAGAGCAGCAAATCTTGGGGATATGTGGATTGCAGCAATCCACACAGGAGGCTGAAGAAGCTCTATCACAAGGGCTTGAAGCTCTGAATCAATCTCTGTCAGATACTATAGCGTCTGATTCATTAAGCTGCCCTCCTAATATGGGTAACTACATGGGCCAAATGGCTGTGGCCATGAACAAGCTATCCACACTTGAAGGTTTCGTTAGACAG
- the LOC110663529 gene encoding bZIP transcription factor TGA10-like isoform X4: MPLMGFSRVFGGQVLEEEEEQLEAKLLQSPFMATNKVINHSTQLEEQQQNQHHHHHHQHPQQQQQEQHLQIQENHHHQQTPYGMMQSSSSSSIPGTFISKDAGAYDLGDLDQALFLYLDGQDPSTVQDQRQSSGMRPPTLNIFPSQPMHVEPSSAKANTPGLVSPITSGSKRPSEPTVELANARNDAASGPEPAKAIKREGNRKGPTTSSSEQEGPKTPDPKTLRRLAQNREAARKSRLRKKAYVQQLESSRIRLTQLEQELQRARAQGLFFGGGGLLGGDQGLPVGISNISSDAAVFDIEYTRWLEEHHRLTCELRAAVQEHLPENELRLFVDNCLAHYDEVMSLKGMVAKSDVFHLVSGMWKTPAERCFMWMGDFRPSDLIKIILNQIEPLTEQQILGICGLQQSTQEAEEALSQGLEALNQSLSDTIASDSLSCPPNMGNYMGQMAVAMNKLSTLEGFVRQADNLRHQTLHRLHQILTTRQAARCFLAIAEYFHRLRALSSLWLARPRQE; the protein is encoded by the exons ATGCCATTAATGGGGTTTTCAAGGGTGTTTGGAGGGCAAGttcttgaagaagaagaagagcaattGGAAGCAAAGCTTTTACAAAGCCCTTTCATGGCTACCAATAAAGTCATCAATCACTCAACTCAACTAGAAGAGCAGCAACAAAATCAACATCATCACCACCATCATCAACATCCACAACAGCAGCAGCAAGAACAACATCTTCAGATACAAGAGAATCATCACCATCAGCAGACTCCTTATGGAATGATGCAATCATCGTCATCATCCTCAATCCCTGGGACCTTCAT AAGCAAAGATGCTGGAGCTTATGACTTGGGAGACTTGGATCAAGCTCTTTTTCTTTATCTTGACGGACAAGACCCTTCCACTGTTCAAGACCAAAGAC AGAGTTCTGGAATGAGGCCTCCAACTCTGAACATTTTCCCTTCTCAGCCTATGCATGTAGAACCATCATCAGCAAAG GCTAATACTCCAGGATTAGTTTCTCCAATAACTAGTGGTTCTAAGAGACCATCAGAACCGACCGTGGAGTTGGCCAACGCAAGAAATGATGCTGCATCTGGGCCTGAACCAGCCAAAGCTATCAAG CGCGAAGGGAACCGTAAAGGTCCAACAACTTCTAGTTCAGAGCAGGAAGGACCCAAGACTCCAGACCCTAAG ACACTGAGAAGACTTGCTCAGAATAGAGAAGCAGCGAGGAAAAGCAGGCTTAGAAAAAAG GCTTACGTTCAGCAGCTAGAGTCAAGTAGAATTAGACTAACCCAACTGGAACAAGAGCTACAAAGAGCCAGAGCTCAA GGTCTATTCTTCGGTGGAGGAGGTCTTCTAGGTGGAGATCAAGGCCTTCCTGTAGGTATCAGCAATATTAGCTCAG ATGCTGCGGTATTCGACATTGAGTATACCAGATGGCTGGAGGAGCACCATCGTCTCACATGTGAGCTTCGAGCAGCTGTGCAGGAACATCTACCTGAAAACGAGCTTAGGCTCTTTGTGGACAACTGCTTAGCTCACTATGATGAGGTGATGAGCCTCAAAGGCATGGTTGCCAAATCCGACGTCTTCCATCTTGTTTCTGGCATGTGGAAGACTCCTGCCGAGCGTTGCTTCATGTGGATGGGAGATTTCCGGCCTTCAGACCTCATCAAG ATAATATTGAACCAAATCGAGCCCTTAACAGAGCAGCAAATCTTGGGGATATGTGGATTGCAGCAATCCACACAGGAGGCTGAAGAAGCTCTATCACAAGGGCTTGAAGCTCTGAATCAATCTCTGTCAGATACTATAGCGTCTGATTCATTAAGCTGCCCTCCTAATATGGGTAACTACATGGGCCAAATGGCTGTGGCCATGAACAAGCTATCCACACTTGAAGGTTTCGTTAGACAG
- the LOC110663529 gene encoding bZIP transcription factor TGA10-like isoform X1 — translation MPLMGFSRVFGGQVLEEEEEQLEAKLLQSPFMATNKVINHSTQLEEQQQNQHHHHHHQHPQQQQQEQHLQIQENHHHQQTPYGMMQSSSSSSIPGTFIRSKDAGAYDLGDLDQALFLYLDGQDPSTVQDQRQSSGMRPPTLNIFPSQPMHVEPSSAKANTPGLVSPITSGSKRPSEPTVELANARNDAASGPEPAKAIKVARLGREGNRKGPTTSSSEQEGPKTPDPKTLRRLAQNREAARKSRLRKKAYVQQLESSRIRLTQLEQELQRARAQGLFFGGGGLLGGDQGLPVGISNISSDAAVFDIEYTRWLEEHHRLTCELRAAVQEHLPENELRLFVDNCLAHYDEVMSLKGMVAKSDVFHLVSGMWKTPAERCFMWMGDFRPSDLIKIILNQIEPLTEQQILGICGLQQSTQEAEEALSQGLEALNQSLSDTIASDSLSCPPNMGNYMGQMAVAMNKLSTLEGFVRQADNLRHQTLHRLHQILTTRQAARCFLAIAEYFHRLRALSSLWLARPRQE, via the exons ATGCCATTAATGGGGTTTTCAAGGGTGTTTGGAGGGCAAGttcttgaagaagaagaagagcaattGGAAGCAAAGCTTTTACAAAGCCCTTTCATGGCTACCAATAAAGTCATCAATCACTCAACTCAACTAGAAGAGCAGCAACAAAATCAACATCATCACCACCATCATCAACATCCACAACAGCAGCAGCAAGAACAACATCTTCAGATACAAGAGAATCATCACCATCAGCAGACTCCTTATGGAATGATGCAATCATCGTCATCATCCTCAATCCCTGGGACCTTCAT CAGAAGCAAAGATGCTGGAGCTTATGACTTGGGAGACTTGGATCAAGCTCTTTTTCTTTATCTTGACGGACAAGACCCTTCCACTGTTCAAGACCAAAGAC AGAGTTCTGGAATGAGGCCTCCAACTCTGAACATTTTCCCTTCTCAGCCTATGCATGTAGAACCATCATCAGCAAAG GCTAATACTCCAGGATTAGTTTCTCCAATAACTAGTGGTTCTAAGAGACCATCAGAACCGACCGTGGAGTTGGCCAACGCAAGAAATGATGCTGCATCTGGGCCTGAACCAGCCAAAGCTATCAAGGTAGCTAGATTAGGA CGCGAAGGGAACCGTAAAGGTCCAACAACTTCTAGTTCAGAGCAGGAAGGACCCAAGACTCCAGACCCTAAG ACACTGAGAAGACTTGCTCAGAATAGAGAAGCAGCGAGGAAAAGCAGGCTTAGAAAAAAG GCTTACGTTCAGCAGCTAGAGTCAAGTAGAATTAGACTAACCCAACTGGAACAAGAGCTACAAAGAGCCAGAGCTCAA GGTCTATTCTTCGGTGGAGGAGGTCTTCTAGGTGGAGATCAAGGCCTTCCTGTAGGTATCAGCAATATTAGCTCAG ATGCTGCGGTATTCGACATTGAGTATACCAGATGGCTGGAGGAGCACCATCGTCTCACATGTGAGCTTCGAGCAGCTGTGCAGGAACATCTACCTGAAAACGAGCTTAGGCTCTTTGTGGACAACTGCTTAGCTCACTATGATGAGGTGATGAGCCTCAAAGGCATGGTTGCCAAATCCGACGTCTTCCATCTTGTTTCTGGCATGTGGAAGACTCCTGCCGAGCGTTGCTTCATGTGGATGGGAGATTTCCGGCCTTCAGACCTCATCAAG ATAATATTGAACCAAATCGAGCCCTTAACAGAGCAGCAAATCTTGGGGATATGTGGATTGCAGCAATCCACACAGGAGGCTGAAGAAGCTCTATCACAAGGGCTTGAAGCTCTGAATCAATCTCTGTCAGATACTATAGCGTCTGATTCATTAAGCTGCCCTCCTAATATGGGTAACTACATGGGCCAAATGGCTGTGGCCATGAACAAGCTATCCACACTTGAAGGTTTCGTTAGACAG